The Vigna unguiculata cultivar IT97K-499-35 unplaced genomic scaffold, ASM411807v1 contig_573, whole genome shotgun sequence region CAAGTAAAACctatattacataaattatcttttaatttatttattcattttatttatacttatcaCAAGTTAAtgcattttcataaaaaaaataaaataaagagaaaaatggtCAGTTTTTGAACCAGAATAACCCTGtcctaatatataattttttctaccTCGAACAGaattatttctcataaaatatacCTAAAATTTACCAAAAGATACCATTTAACTAAATAAGTTAAACCAGACAcgaattaattcatttatctaaaactttaaattaagtcaataagataaaaatcacttcaaatattttctgtcggagcaagaagaaaaaaacatttgtaacagaaaaaaagaagtatgTATGTGCTCCGAAACATTATGAGAGTGCTCGAATTGGGCCGCACGAATATGACGGGTCGGTGTCGGGCGCCCATTCTAAAACCCTCGCTCTTCGCACTCACTGCTCTTCGCTTTTGTCTTCCTTCTCCTAAAACCCTCGCCTCTGCACTCCATAGTTAGGGATTTTCATTCTCCTCATCACTTCTTCAATGGCCACTCTTCTTCTCAGACACTCCTCTTCCACTTCTCGCCGCCTCTTCCCCTTAGCCTCTCAAATCCACTCTTCCGTATCTCGTTCTCCTCTCTCTACTCCCAGTGACTCCACCTCCACCTCCTTCTATTCTTTCAATTCCAATCCATGGTGGAGATCCATGGCAACTTTCACCAGAACGTAACACTCTCGCTTTCTCTTTTTCGtcgcaaaatttaaaatatacaagtaaCAGTAATCGTTATTAGTATgtcttttacttgttttgttcatCTTATTGTTTGACTTTGCAGGAAGCCTCACGTTAATGTCGGAACTATTGGACACGTGGATCACGGGAAGACCACGCTAACTGCGGCAATCACCAAGGTCTTGATTCACTCTTTGTTTAAATGTGTGTTGAGGTGGATGTTTTGGTGTTTATTACTCAATTAGGTTTGATCAGGTGCTTGCGGATGAAGGGAAGGCTAAGGCTGTGGCCTTTGATGAAATTGACAAGGCTCCtgaagagaagaagagaggaaTCACCATTGCAACGATATGGAATCGCACTCTTTTGGTCTTGCATAACATTGAAGTCCCTTGTAAGTGTCATagttttgttaatttgtgttgactctaataataagattttaaatGTAACAACAATCACCTTCTATTATTGATTAGAAATAAtgttacattttaatatatattattgattagAAATAACTTTacattcaatatttatatagatACAATATCCCTCTTGTGTTTTTACCACATAAGGCTTTATCCTCTAAACTCCCAGTCCATTTTGTCGTGACGTAACAAAGAAGTGGGCTTAAGGCCCAAAGGGCCGATTATGTCATTCCACTCTCCTTGCTCCATCTTTTtccacaaaaaagaaaatatgactCATGCACAATATATTTGTCCatgttttattactatttataaaaatacacAGGCTATCAGCATCTTggtatttacattttaaaaaatttaaaagataatttgaatCATTATTATCAGATATTgtaattaaaatgttataaaacgatacattatttaaaatatatttcagtttttcttttttattgttcgatttaaaagatattaaagaagaaaaattgaatGAGGTGATGACAAGCAATTATATGATTTATTGCTAGagaaagtaattaaattaaaaaataatttttgaaaaagatgaTGTATAAAAGAAtctcttttaaatattattatagattacaTATGCTATAACTCTTGAAAACATGACCATCTAAATACATATTTGAcaccaatttttttctttttatagttGGTACCCTCCTCCACTTGTCAATAAAGATCTTGCTATTGATACCTTTTGTGTATCTTCTATGTGTTTGAGAAAATAATtctctatattatatttttcagaaTATCCCCTTTATTGGATTCCTCTAAAAACTAAGTAAaagagcttttttttt contains the following coding sequences:
- the LOC114172443 gene encoding elongation factor Tu, mitochondrial-like; protein product: MATLLLRHSSSTSRRLFPLASQIHSSVSRSPLSTPSDSTSTSFYSFNSNPWWRSMATFTRTKPHVNVGTIGHVDHGKTTLTAAITKVLADEGKAKAVAFDEIDKAPEEKKRGITIATIWNRTLLVLHNIEVPCKCHSFVNLC